The genome window CGCGAGCACGGCCCGCAGGTTGCGCACGTCGTCGAGGGCGCGGGGCGTGTCGAGCACGCAGGAAACGTCCGAGAACGGCGCCACCGCCTCGGCGAGCCGCTCGAGATCGTACAGGCCGAGCCGCGAGCCCATCGACGCGAACGGCCCGAGCCGGAAGTACGCGGCGTCCCCCTCGGGGGCGGGATCGCGCAGCGGATCCACGGCGAGGACGAGCCCCATCTCGGCCGCGTGCGCCGCGGCGCGCTCGTGCTCCCACGGGCCGTGCGGCTCCCAGACGATCGCGAGCCCGCGCCTTTCCACGGCCGCGAAGAACGCGGTCATCCGCGCGAGGTTCGACGGGCCGGGCGTGAACGACGGCGGCGTGATCAGGACGAGCGACCGCGCCTCGACCGCGGCCGCGAAGTCCGTGCACCGCGCGAAGAGCGCGAGGTTCTCCTCGCTCGCCTCGAACCCCCCGTAGCCGGCGAGAGCGCCGGGCAGCTGCACGCCCCCGCGGGGCCGCTCCACGAGGTACGACGAGCACTGCGCCGACACCGCGACCGACCCCGGCCAGGCGCGCTTGATCCGCTTCGCCGCGGCCTTCGCCGGCGGCGTGAACCGCCCGTCGCCGAGCTCGACGATCTCGACCGCAGCGAGCACGCGTCGCCTGTCCCGCAGCGGAAAACCGATCGTCCCTACGCGGACCCGTTCGCTCATGGCAACCCCACCCCGGCGATCGGCGCGCCGCACGCGCGGCAGCGGCCCCGATCCACCGCGACGTCACGGATACGATACCCGACGCGATCAATCAACACCGCGCCGCACCCCGGGCAGAACGTCTTCTCGCCGTCCGAGCCCGGCAGGTTCCCGGTATAGACGTGGCGCACACCGCGCGCGAGGCCTATCTCCCTGGCCCGCAGAAGCGTCGCCTCCGGCGTCGGCGGCCGGTCGGCCCAGCGGAACGCGGGGTGAAAGCGCGAGAGGTGCCACGGCATCCCGGGATCGGTCTCGGCGACGAACGCGGCGATCCGGTCGATCTCCTCATCGCCGTCGTTGAAGCCCGGGATGACGAGCGTCGTGACCTCGATCCACACACCCGCCGCGCGCCACGTCCGGATCGCGTCGAGCGTCGCGGACAGCTCGCCTCCCAGCGTGCCGCGGTACGCCCTTTCGTCGAAGCTCTTCAAGTCGACGTTCGCCGCGGCGAGGACGCCCGAGAGAGCCTGCGCGCCCTCGCGGCTCACCTGACCGTTCGTGACGAAGACAACGTCGATGCCTTTCGGCCGCGCGGCCGCCGCGACCTCCTCGGCGAGCTCGATCGACAGCACCGGTTCCGAATAGGTGAACGCGATCGACGCGCACCCGCGGTCGATCGCCGCGGCGACGATCTCGGGCGCGCTCCACGCCTCCGCCGCCCCGGCCTCGTCGGCGCCGGCCCGCAACCGCTGCGACAGCCCGTGGTTCTGGCAGAACGGGCAGACGAGGTTGCACCCGGCCGAAGCAATCGAGAACGTCGTGCTCCCGGGCCGGTAGTGGAAGAGCGGCTTCTTCTCGATCGGGTCGACGGCCGCGGCGAGCAGGAGCCCGTGGGTCGTCACGCGCAGGTCGCCCCCATCGTTGCGCCGCGTGCGGCACGCGCCGAGCCCGCCCTCCGCGATCCGGCAGCGGTGCGGGCACAGGCCGCAGCGGACCGCGCCCTCTCCGAGCGGCTCGGCGAACCTCGCGAGCGGGGGCTGCGGCCGCGTCGGGCTCACTGCTGCGCGAGGCCGAGCGCCTCGAGCACCGCGGCCTCGACCTTCTTCTCGTCGCCCGGGACGTAGCCCTCGTGATCCCAGACGATCTTCTGGTCGCGGCCGATGATCAGGCTGAACGGCGCCGCGCGGCGCGGGTTGAGTTGGTTCGTAACGAGCGTCTCCGCGTCGAGCAGCACCGGGAACGTGAAGCCGCGCTGCTTGACGAACGGCCGCGCGTCGCCCTGCGTCTCCGGCTCGTCCATGGAGATCGAGAGGATCATGAGCCCCTTGTCCTTGTGCGCGTCGTAGAGCGTCTGGAGCTGCTCCATCTCCTTCTTGCACGGCTCGCACCACGTCGCCCAGAAGGAGACGAGGATGACGTTCTTCCCGAGGTAGCTCGACAGCGAGTGCGCCCGGCCGTCGACATCGTCGAGCGTGAAGTCGCTCACGGATCCGGACGACGGCGTGGACGGCGTGGAGGAGGCCGTTCCCCCGCCCGGGGGCGCCCCTCCGCACGACGCGGCGCAGATGGCCAGAAAGAAGAATCCTGCGGCGAGACCGGCTCTGCTTCTCATGCGGTGCTCCTTGTTCGAGGGCGCCGAAGACCGTAGCACAGCGACCGGGCGACGCCAACCGGCGCCGGCTCGGGGGCCAGGGGCGGCCGCGGCGCTGGCCAATAGTCGTGGGATTACTGCGGGTTAGTCCGGCGATGACGCGTCCGATTTGTATTGACCCATCGACGGCTTTCGAACACAATGTCACTTCCTAATTGAAGCGCGGGCGTTCGGATGACCGTTGCCGGTATTGCTTGTGGAAATTGCGATCGGTTGAACCCGATCGAATCGACCGAATGCAGCGAATGCGGCAGCTCGTTGGCGTTGGCGAGCGGCCCTGTCCTGAAGAGTGGAGAGCCGCCCTCGGCGGCACAAAAAGGAGCAGAGGAAGAGCCCATGGAGCAAGCACGCCATTATATCTGCAAGTCGTGCTACAGCCAGGTTCCCGGGGGCCACAAGTTCTGCGGCAAGTGCGGCACGGCGACCGACGCCGACGCGGCTCCCAGGGATCCGAGCTACTTCGGCGACATGCAGACCCCGGGTA of Pseudomonadota bacterium contains these proteins:
- the amrS gene encoding AmmeMemoRadiSam system radical SAM enzyme, whose amino-acid sequence is MSPTRPQPPLARFAEPLGEGAVRCGLCPHRCRIAEGGLGACRTRRNDGGDLRVTTHGLLLAAAVDPIEKKPLFHYRPGSTTFSIASAGCNLVCPFCQNHGLSQRLRAGADEAGAAEAWSAPEIVAAAIDRGCASIAFTYSEPVLSIELAEEVAAAARPKGIDVVFVTNGQVSREGAQALSGVLAAANVDLKSFDERAYRGTLGGELSATLDAIRTWRAAGVWIEVTTLVIPGFNDGDEEIDRIAAFVAETDPGMPWHLSRFHPAFRWADRPPTPEATLLRAREIGLARGVRHVYTGNLPGSDGEKTFCPGCGAVLIDRVGYRIRDVAVDRGRCRACGAPIAGVGLP
- a CDS encoding TlpA family protein disulfide reductase, with protein sequence MRSRAGLAAGFFFLAICAASCGGAPPGGGTASSTPSTPSSGSVSDFTLDDVDGRAHSLSSYLGKNVILVSFWATWCEPCKKEMEQLQTLYDAHKDKGLMILSISMDEPETQGDARPFVKQRGFTFPVLLDAETLVTNQLNPRRAAPFSLIIGRDQKIVWDHEGYVPGDEKKVEAAVLEALGLAQQ